A window from Trinickia violacea encodes these proteins:
- a CDS encoding enoyl-CoA hydratase, protein MIELDTASEPGVALITLKRAPVNAFTPEGLLQLQRTIEQLNDEPRVRAIVITGDGPKFFCAGADLNQFADGDRARAQLAAQRFGAAFETLQNARAVVIAAINGYAMGGGLECALSCDVRIAEEHAQLALPEPGVGLLPCGAGTQTLPWLVGEGWAKRIILTGERVDAKTALRINLVEEVVERGAAREAALAMARRVPTLSPQAVAFSKSLIHQARNGVPRGAALALERERFVDLFEGADQREGVNAFLEKRTPRWSTSQENSR, encoded by the coding sequence ATGATCGAACTCGATACCGCGAGCGAACCGGGCGTCGCGCTGATCACGCTGAAGCGCGCGCCGGTCAACGCGTTCACGCCCGAAGGTCTGCTGCAGCTGCAGCGGACAATCGAACAATTGAACGACGAACCGCGCGTGCGCGCGATCGTCATCACCGGCGACGGCCCGAAGTTCTTTTGCGCAGGCGCCGACCTCAATCAATTCGCCGACGGCGACCGCGCACGCGCGCAGCTCGCCGCGCAGCGTTTCGGCGCCGCCTTCGAGACGCTGCAGAACGCCCGCGCGGTCGTGATCGCGGCGATCAACGGCTATGCGATGGGCGGCGGTCTCGAATGCGCGTTGTCGTGTGACGTCCGCATCGCCGAAGAACACGCTCAGCTCGCGCTGCCCGAGCCGGGCGTCGGCCTCCTGCCTTGCGGAGCGGGCACGCAGACCCTGCCCTGGCTCGTCGGCGAGGGCTGGGCCAAGCGGATCATCCTGACCGGCGAACGCGTCGACGCGAAGACGGCGCTGCGTATCAATCTCGTCGAGGAAGTCGTCGAACGCGGCGCGGCGCGCGAAGCGGCGCTCGCGATGGCCCGACGGGTCCCGACGCTGAGCCCGCAAGCCGTGGCGTTCAGCAAATCGCTGATCCATCAGGCCCGCAACGGCGTGCCGCGCGGCGCGGCGCTCGCGCTGGAGCGCGAACGCTTCGTCGATTTGTTCGAGGGCGCCGATCAACGCGAAGGCGTCAACGCCTTCCTCGAAAAACGCACGCCGCGTTGGAGCACGAGCCAGGAAAACAGCCGATGA
- a CDS encoding AMP-binding protein has translation MTVAQGFFDARDFLLRHRTDYERAYREFAWPQLGEFNWALDYFDAMARGNDNPALWIVDAVSGDELKLSFAQMSERSSRIANSLRSAGVARGDRVMLMLPNRVELWDAMLAAIKLGAVVLPATTLLSTNEVRDRVEVGEPKFAIVDAAETAKFDALDTTLTKIVVGNAHPQAGWLDFAEGYTASATFTPAGLTHAGDPLLLYFTSGTTSKPKLVQHTHESYPVGSLSTMYWVGLQPGDVHWNISSPGWAKHAWSCLFAPWNAQACVFVSQYARFDAKQALDTLTKHGITTMCAPPTVWRMLVQEPLASYAVKLREIVGAGEPLNPEIIERVRRAWGITIRDGFGQTETTCLIANSPGQPVVPGSMGRPMPGYRIELVDHDGNPADEGEITLPLGKRGGHASPHASEPLGLMTGYANNHDATEHVMRDGRYRTSDVAVRRPDGYFIYIGRADDVFKSSDYRLSPFELESVLIEHEAIAEAAVVPSPDPLRLAVPKAFIALRHGFEFGPDLAKSVFRFSREKLAPYKRIRRIEVIELPKTISGKIRRVELRRREIERGDAPARVSGEYWEEDFSDLR, from the coding sequence ATGACGGTAGCACAAGGCTTCTTCGACGCGCGCGATTTCCTCTTGCGCCATCGGACCGACTACGAGCGCGCGTATCGCGAGTTCGCGTGGCCGCAGCTCGGCGAGTTCAACTGGGCACTCGATTACTTCGACGCCATGGCACGCGGCAACGACAATCCGGCGCTGTGGATCGTCGATGCGGTTAGCGGGGACGAATTGAAGCTGTCGTTCGCGCAGATGTCGGAGCGCTCGTCGCGCATCGCCAACTCTCTGCGCAGCGCCGGCGTGGCGCGCGGCGATCGCGTGATGTTGATGCTGCCGAACCGCGTCGAGCTATGGGATGCCATGCTCGCTGCGATCAAGCTCGGCGCAGTCGTGCTGCCCGCGACGACGCTGTTGTCGACGAACGAAGTGCGCGACCGCGTCGAAGTCGGCGAACCGAAGTTCGCGATCGTCGATGCGGCCGAGACGGCGAAGTTCGATGCGCTCGATACCACGCTCACCAAGATCGTCGTCGGCAACGCGCATCCGCAAGCCGGCTGGCTCGATTTCGCCGAAGGCTACACGGCCTCCGCGACGTTCACGCCCGCAGGCCTCACACACGCCGGCGACCCGCTGCTGCTCTACTTCACCTCCGGCACGACCTCCAAACCGAAGCTCGTCCAGCACACGCACGAAAGCTACCCTGTAGGCAGCTTGTCGACGATGTATTGGGTCGGCCTGCAGCCCGGCGACGTGCATTGGAACATCAGCTCGCCCGGCTGGGCCAAGCACGCATGGAGCTGCCTTTTCGCGCCGTGGAATGCGCAGGCGTGCGTGTTCGTCTCGCAGTACGCGCGCTTCGACGCCAAGCAGGCGCTCGACACGCTCACGAAGCACGGCATCACGACGATGTGCGCGCCGCCCACCGTCTGGCGCATGCTCGTACAGGAGCCGCTCGCCTCGTACGCGGTAAAGCTGCGCGAGATCGTCGGCGCCGGCGAGCCACTGAATCCGGAGATCATCGAGCGCGTGCGCCGCGCGTGGGGCATCACGATCCGCGACGGCTTCGGCCAGACCGAAACTACGTGCCTGATCGCCAACTCGCCGGGGCAACCGGTCGTGCCCGGCTCGATGGGGCGGCCGATGCCCGGCTACCGGATCGAACTGGTCGATCACGACGGCAACCCCGCTGACGAAGGCGAGATCACACTGCCGCTCGGCAAGCGCGGCGGCCATGCGTCGCCGCATGCGAGCGAACCGCTGGGCCTCATGACCGGCTACGCGAACAATCATGACGCGACCGAACACGTGATGCGCGACGGCCGCTACCGCACCTCCGACGTCGCCGTGCGCCGCCCCGATGGCTACTTCATCTACATCGGCCGCGCCGACGATGTCTTCAAGTCGTCCGACTATCGGCTGAGCCCCTTCGAACTCGAGAGCGTCCTGATCGAGCACGAGGCGATCGCGGAAGCCGCCGTCGTGCCGAGCCCCGACCCGCTGCGCCTGGCGGTGCCGAAGGCATTCATCGCATTGCGTCACGGGTTCGAATTCGGCCCGGACCTCGCCAAGAGCGTGTTCCGCTTCTCGCGCGAAAAACTCGCACCGTACAAGCGGATTCGCCGCATCGAAGTCATCGAGCTGCCGAAGACGATCTCCGGAAAAATCCGCCGTGTCGAGCTGCGGCGCCGCGAGATCGAACGCGGCGATGCGCCCGCGCGCGTTTCGGGGGAGTATTGGGAGGAAGACTTCTCCGACCTGCGCTGA
- a CDS encoding CoA-acylating methylmalonate-semialdehyde dehydrogenase: MSAIPSTAAAAKTPTVKLLINGEFVESSSNEWRDIVNPATQEVLARVPFATAAEIDAAVRSAHAAFAQWKTTPIGTRLRIMLKYQALIREHMPRIAKILTAEQGKTLPDAEGDIFRGLEVVEHACSIGTLQLGEFAENVAGAVDTYTLRQPLGVCAGITPFNFPAMIPLWMFPMAIVCGNTFVLKPSEQDPLSTMALVELAIEAGVPRGVLNVVHGGKEAVDALCTHEHVKAISFVGSTAVGTHVYTLASQHGKRVQSMMGAKNHAVVLPDANKEQTLNALAGAGFGAAGQRCMATSVVVLVGASQQWLPELVEKAKTLKVNAGTEAGTDIGPVVSTSAKERILSLIGKGVEEGATLELDGRNVKVPGYEQGNFIGPTIFSNVTTEMTIYTTEIFGPVLVVLSVPTLDEAIALVNRNPFGNGVGLFTQSGAAARKFQSEIDIGQVGINIPIPVPVPYFSFTGSRGSKLGDLGPYGKQVVQFYTQTKTVTARWFDDATTNDGVNTTISLR; the protein is encoded by the coding sequence ATGAGCGCAATTCCGTCCACCGCTGCCGCTGCTAAAACGCCGACCGTCAAGCTGCTGATCAACGGCGAGTTCGTCGAGTCGTCGTCGAACGAATGGCGCGACATCGTGAACCCGGCCACGCAGGAAGTGCTCGCGCGCGTGCCGTTTGCGACCGCCGCCGAGATCGATGCCGCCGTGCGCTCCGCGCATGCTGCGTTCGCGCAGTGGAAGACGACGCCGATCGGCACGCGCCTGCGCATCATGCTCAAGTACCAGGCGCTGATTCGCGAGCACATGCCGCGCATCGCGAAGATCCTGACCGCCGAGCAAGGCAAGACACTGCCCGACGCCGAAGGCGACATCTTCCGCGGCCTCGAAGTGGTCGAGCATGCGTGCTCGATCGGCACGCTGCAATTGGGCGAGTTCGCCGAGAACGTCGCCGGGGCGGTCGACACCTACACGCTGCGCCAGCCGCTCGGCGTCTGCGCGGGCATCACGCCGTTCAACTTCCCCGCGATGATTCCGCTGTGGATGTTCCCGATGGCGATCGTCTGCGGCAACACGTTCGTGCTGAAGCCATCCGAGCAAGATCCGCTCTCGACGATGGCGCTCGTCGAGCTCGCGATCGAAGCGGGCGTGCCGCGCGGCGTGCTCAACGTCGTCCACGGCGGCAAGGAAGCGGTCGACGCGCTCTGCACGCACGAGCACGTGAAGGCGATCTCGTTCGTCGGCTCGACGGCCGTCGGCACGCACGTCTATACGCTCGCGAGCCAGCACGGCAAGCGCGTGCAGTCGATGATGGGCGCGAAGAACCACGCGGTCGTGCTGCCCGACGCAAACAAGGAGCAGACGCTCAACGCCCTTGCCGGAGCGGGTTTCGGCGCGGCGGGCCAGCGCTGCATGGCGACTTCGGTCGTGGTGCTCGTCGGCGCCTCGCAGCAATGGCTGCCGGAGCTCGTCGAGAAGGCGAAGACGCTGAAGGTCAACGCAGGCACCGAGGCCGGCACCGATATCGGCCCGGTCGTCTCGACGAGCGCGAAGGAACGCATCCTGTCGCTGATCGGCAAAGGTGTCGAAGAAGGCGCGACGCTCGAACTCGACGGCCGCAACGTGAAGGTGCCGGGTTACGAGCAAGGCAACTTCATCGGCCCGACGATCTTCTCGAACGTCACCACCGAGATGACGATCTACACGACCGAAATCTTCGGCCCCGTGCTCGTCGTGCTGAGCGTGCCGACGCTCGACGAAGCGATCGCGCTCGTCAATCGCAACCCGTTCGGCAACGGCGTCGGCCTCTTCACGCAAAGCGGCGCGGCCGCGCGCAAGTTCCAGAGCGAGATCGATATCGGCCAGGTCGGCATCAACATTCCGATTCCGGTGCCCGTGCCGTACTTCAGCTTCACGGGCTCGCGCGGCTCGAAGCTCGGCGACCTCGGCCCGTACGGCAAGCAAGTCGTGCAGTTCTACACGCAGACGAAGACCGTCACCGCACGCTGGTTCGACGACGCGACGACCAACGACGGCGTGAATACGACGATCAGCCTGCGCTGA
- a CDS encoding enoyl-CoA hydratase/isomerase family protein has protein sequence MNMPMETTEAPSQGRVNCHVVNRVAILTLDRPHALNALSHDMVRELTEHVERCRTDDRIVALVLRGSGEKGFCAGGDVRALYHASRTSSPADATPPWQQFFIDEYRLDFALHAFPKPIVALMDGITMGGGMGLAQAATLRIATERSKIAMPETRIGFVPDVGATRFLSVMPVELELYVGLTGTTLTGADAVRCRLADACVPSEWLRTFEERLQRMPADDIERLERHLADVFIPPANVTPHAAIDAFMPLIVKHFAARLTVPEIAASLAADSQLDPPRELRTWLQATLDALSAHSPTMLRVTREALLRGRSMTLAECFRMELGIATRAIDEGDFREGVRAHLVDKDRQPRWQPATLTEVRVERERHFLRSPWTSDKHPLAELGALPQERASKLAA, from the coding sequence ATGAACATGCCGATGGAAACCACCGAAGCCCCCTCGCAGGGCCGCGTGAATTGTCATGTCGTGAATCGCGTCGCGATCCTGACACTCGACCGGCCGCACGCGTTGAACGCGCTTTCGCACGACATGGTGCGCGAGTTGACCGAGCACGTCGAACGCTGCCGCACGGACGACAGGATCGTCGCACTCGTCTTGCGAGGCAGCGGCGAAAAGGGCTTCTGCGCGGGCGGCGACGTGCGCGCGCTTTACCACGCGTCCCGCACGTCGAGCCCAGCGGACGCCACGCCCCCATGGCAGCAATTCTTCATCGACGAATACCGGCTCGATTTCGCACTGCACGCGTTTCCGAAGCCGATCGTCGCGCTGATGGACGGCATCACGATGGGCGGCGGCATGGGGCTCGCACAGGCGGCGACGCTGCGCATTGCAACCGAGCGCAGCAAGATCGCGATGCCCGAGACGCGCATCGGCTTCGTGCCCGATGTCGGCGCCACGCGCTTCCTGAGCGTCATGCCGGTCGAGCTCGAGCTGTACGTCGGCCTGACCGGCACGACGCTCACGGGCGCCGACGCCGTGCGCTGCCGCCTCGCGGATGCCTGCGTGCCGAGCGAATGGCTGCGCACGTTCGAAGAGCGGCTGCAGCGCATGCCTGCTGACGACATCGAGCGGCTCGAGCGGCACCTTGCCGACGTCTTCATCCCGCCTGCGAACGTCACGCCGCACGCGGCCATCGACGCCTTCATGCCGCTCATCGTCAAGCACTTCGCCGCACGTCTCACGGTTCCGGAAATCGCGGCATCGCTCGCCGCCGATTCGCAGCTCGATCCGCCGCGCGAACTGCGCACCTGGCTGCAAGCGACGCTCGACGCGCTGTCCGCGCATTCGCCGACGATGCTGCGCGTGACCCGCGAGGCGCTGCTGCGCGGACGCTCGATGACGCTCGCGGAATGCTTTCGGATGGAACTCGGCATCGCCACGCGCGCGATCGACGAAGGCGATTTTCGCGAAGGCGTGCGCGCCCATCTCGTCGACAAGGACCGTCAGCCGCGCTGGCAGCCCGCCACGCTGACGGAGGTTCGCGTCGAACGCGAGCGGCATTTCCTCCGCTCGCCGTGGACGAGCGACAAGCACCCGCTCGCCGAGCTCGGTGCGTTGCCGCAGGAACGCGCGTCGAAGCTCGCGGCTTAG
- the mmsB gene encoding 3-hydroxyisobutyrate dehydrogenase has protein sequence MKIAFIGLGNMGAPMARNLLKNGHTLNVFDLSRDAVQSLVDAGATASASPKAAATGVELVITMLPAAAHVKSVLTADDGVLAGIARGVTIVDSSTIDPASAQGFAKLAAEHGNPFVDAPVSGGTGGAAAGTLTFMVGANATAYEQVNPVLAVMGKNIVHCGDTGMGQVAKICNNLLLGITMAGVAEAMSLGAALGIDPKVLAGIVNTSTGRCWSSDTYNPFPGIIETAPSSRGYTGGFGTDLMLKDLGLAADAAKSAKQPIYLGALAQQLYQTMSQHGDGGLDFSAVIKLYRDVGAKR, from the coding sequence ATGAAAATTGCCTTTATCGGCCTCGGCAACATGGGCGCGCCTATGGCGCGCAATCTGCTGAAAAACGGCCACACGCTGAACGTATTCGACTTGAGCCGCGACGCCGTGCAATCGCTCGTCGACGCCGGCGCAACCGCGAGCGCCTCGCCGAAAGCCGCGGCCACCGGTGTCGAACTCGTCATCACGATGCTGCCCGCAGCCGCCCACGTGAAGAGCGTGCTCACCGCCGACGACGGCGTGCTCGCCGGTATCGCGCGCGGCGTGACGATCGTCGATTCGAGCACGATCGATCCGGCCAGCGCTCAAGGCTTCGCGAAGCTCGCCGCCGAGCATGGCAATCCGTTCGTCGATGCGCCGGTCTCCGGCGGCACCGGCGGCGCGGCCGCGGGCACGCTGACCTTCATGGTGGGCGCGAACGCCACCGCCTACGAGCAAGTCAACCCAGTGCTGGCGGTGATGGGCAAGAACATCGTCCATTGCGGCGACACCGGCATGGGCCAGGTCGCGAAGATCTGCAACAACCTGCTGCTCGGCATCACGATGGCGGGCGTCGCGGAAGCGATGTCGCTGGGCGCCGCGCTCGGCATCGACCCGAAGGTGCTGGCGGGCATCGTCAACACGTCGACGGGCCGTTGCTGGAGCTCGGACACCTACAACCCGTTCCCCGGCATCATCGAGACCGCGCCGTCGTCGCGCGGCTACACGGGCGGTTTCGGCACCGACCTGATGCTCAAGGACCTCGGCCTCGCCGCCGACGCCGCCAAATCCGCGAAGCAGCCGATCTATCTCGGCGCGCTTGCGCAACAGCTTTATCAAACGATGAGCCAGCACGGCGACGGCGGCCTCGACTTTTCGGCCGTCATCAAGCTGTACCGCGACGTGGGAGCGAAGCGATGA
- a CDS encoding autoinducer binding domain-containing protein yields the protein MGLLWQDAYQQFRSAGSEQQLFTQIADFAKKLGFEYCCYGIRVPLPVSKPTVAIFDTYPTGWMKHYQDSNFLQIDPTVREGMNSTGLIVWPDAPPEDSPKLWEDAHDFGMAVGVAHSSWAAHGVYGLLTISRPSDPLTPSEIDDLTLQTSWLANITHTMMSQFLVPKLAPEASVMLTPREREVLCWTGEGKTSCEIGQILNISERTVNFHVNNILFKLSATNKVQAVVKAIAMGLIDSA from the coding sequence ATGGGGTTGCTATGGCAAGACGCTTATCAACAGTTTCGCAGCGCGGGGTCCGAGCAGCAACTGTTCACGCAGATCGCTGATTTCGCCAAGAAGCTGGGCTTCGAGTATTGCTGCTATGGGATTCGTGTGCCGCTGCCGGTATCGAAGCCCACGGTGGCCATTTTCGATACGTATCCCACGGGGTGGATGAAGCACTATCAGGACAGCAACTTTCTGCAAATCGATCCGACGGTGCGCGAGGGGATGAACAGCACGGGGCTGATCGTCTGGCCCGACGCGCCGCCGGAGGATTCGCCGAAGCTATGGGAAGACGCGCACGACTTCGGGATGGCGGTCGGCGTCGCGCATTCGAGCTGGGCCGCGCACGGTGTGTACGGACTCCTGACGATCTCGCGTCCGTCCGATCCGCTCACGCCCTCCGAAATCGACGATTTGACGCTGCAAACGAGCTGGCTCGCGAATATCACGCACACGATGATGAGCCAGTTTCTCGTGCCGAAGCTCGCGCCCGAAGCGAGCGTCATGCTGACGCCGCGCGAGCGCGAGGTGCTGTGCTGGACCGGCGAGGGGAAGACATCGTGCGAGATCGGTCAGATCCTCAACATCTCCGAGCGCACGGTCAATTTTCACGTCAACAACATTCTGTTCAAGCTCTCGGCGACCAATAAGGTGCAAGCGGTCGTGAAGGCGATCGCGATGGGGCTCATCGATTCGGCTTGA
- a CDS encoding DUF4902 domain-containing protein has translation MKPSPALLHSPSPDGYVRVPECVLADLQLVHVDSGIDESLLSDLRASDVDAVRAGYTEWQRMRRPGAAHISVGWDWYLDRTTGALLVAWDDVRSNIMCIDRRGLDLGMARTAKALICRLAQLNWPNEVANAVLVPRFNLRACGSGLH, from the coding sequence ATGAAACCCTCTCCCGCACTTCTGCATAGCCCTTCCCCCGATGGCTATGTCCGTGTTCCAGAATGCGTGCTTGCGGATTTGCAATTGGTCCACGTGGATTCCGGCATCGATGAATCATTGCTCTCCGATCTGCGCGCCAGCGATGTCGATGCCGTACGCGCGGGCTACACGGAATGGCAGAGAATGCGGCGCCCTGGTGCTGCGCACATATCGGTGGGGTGGGACTGGTATCTCGACCGCACAACCGGTGCGCTCCTCGTCGCCTGGGACGACGTCAGAAGCAACATCATGTGCATCGACCGGCGCGGCCTCGACCTCGGCATGGCGCGCACGGCGAAGGCGCTCATCTGCAGACTCGCTCAGCTGAACTGGCCGAACGAAGTGGCAAACGCCGTGCTCGTGCCGCGCTTCAACTTGCGCGCCTGCGGCTCCGGCCTTCACTAG